The region AAAAGCTCCCAATCGTCCAGTGCCATACTGCCTCCATACTTTTATCTTTTAATCGGATCAAAAGTTCTTATCTCGCCACCGGATCGTTCGGTACGGAGAATGACGATATCCACCCGCCGATTTTTCGCCCTGTTCTCTTCCGAAGTGTTGGGATATAGCGGCCGGTACTCGCCGTAACCCAGCGAGGCCAGGCGTTTGGGGTCGACGCCGTGCTTGTCTATCAGATAGCGCGTAACCGCTATCGACCGGGCTGCCGACAGTTCCCAGTTTGAAGGGAACCGCACCGTATTGATCGGCAGATTGTCGGCATGGCCCTCGATCCGCACATAGCGCGCGGCATTCTTCAGCGCTTTGCCGACCGCGTCCAGCATGCCCAACGCGTCCTGACGCAGCTCGGCGTCGCCGAGGTCGAACAGCACGTTATCCAGGAAGCGGATCGTCAGTCCGCGTTCGTCGACAACGAACATAACCTTTCGCTGATCCTTGACATTCGCCTGCACTTTGCGGATGATATCCTGAAAATCTTCCGTGTCCTTGCTGCCGTCCAGGCTGACGACCTGTTCGACCGGCTGGGTACCCTGCTGGGTATAAATGAGACTGGAAGCCGAGCCCTCGGTCCGGAAAGCCACTGCCAGGGAATTCTTCAAAGCATTGAATTTGGCCACATCCGCCTTGCTCATTGCGTACATGATGACGAAAAAAGCCATCATCAGGGTGATAAGATCAGCATAGGTCAATAGCCAGCGCATCATGCCGGCCGCATCGTGACCTCCCCCGCCGCCGCCTCCGCCGCCGCGTCTTTTGGCCATGTCCCCACTCCTTCAGTCGCCTTCGAAGTGTCTATACATAATAAGTGCCTATGTTTGGTTTTCTTCGACAACACTCTACATTTTTCCTACAAGAAATATAAGCGGGGTGGTGAAAATTCACCACCCCGTCTACGGCCGCTTATTCCAGCCTACCCCAGCGCTTCGGCCAGCGGCGTGTACTTAAGTCCGAGAGCATCGGCGACAGCCTGATAGGTTACCTTGCCGTTCACGACGTTGACGCCCTTGGCAAGACCGGGATTATCTATAATCGCCTGCTTGTAACCCTTACTGGCGATCTGCAGCGCGTAATCGATGGTCGCATTGGTAAGCGCGAACGTCGACGTACGGGCCACCGCTCCCGGCATGTTGGCCACCGCGTAGTGTACAACGCCATGCTTTACATACACGGGGTCGCTGTGCGTGGTAACGCGGTCGATAGTAGCCACCGAGCCGCCCTGGTCGATGGCGACGTCAACAATCACCGAGCCCGGCTCCATCGCCTTGACCATCTCCTCGCTAACCAGCTTGGGCGCTTTGGCCCCCGGCAGCAGCACCGCGCCGATCAACAAGTCGGCCTTGCGGACCCAGCACGCGATATTGTAGCTGTTGGACATGATCGTCATTACCCGGCCGCCGAACAGGTCATCGAGATAATTGAGCCGTTCGATCGACTTATCGATAATCGTTACCCTGGCCCCCATGCCCACCGCCATCTTGGCGGCGTTGGTGCCGACGCCGCCACCGCCGATGATGACGACCTGGGCCGATTCTACCCCCGGCACGCCACCGAGAAGGATGCCCTTGCCCCCCCACTGCTTCTCAAGAAACTGAGCGCCGATCTGCACCGACATCCGGCCAGCCACTTCGCTCATCGGCGTCAACAGCGGCAGCGACCTGTGGGGGCCCTCGATCGTTTCATAGGCGATGCCGACAACCTGCTTGTCGAGGAGCGCTTTCGTCAACGCAGGCTCGGGCGCCAGATGCAGATATGTGAAAAGAATCTGCCCGGAGTGGAAGAGATCATACTCTGGTGCCAACGGTTCTTTGACCTTCATAATCATCTCGGCGTCGTCGAACAGCTTGCGCTTGTCGGCAACAATCGTGGCCCCCGCTTTTTCGTAAGCCGCGT is a window of Selenomonadales bacterium 4137-cl DNA encoding:
- a CDS encoding OmpA family protein; this encodes MAKRRGGGGGGGGGHDAAGMMRWLLTYADLITLMMAFFVIMYAMSKADVAKFNALKNSLAVAFRTEGSASSLIYTQQGTQPVEQVVSLDGSKDTEDFQDIIRKVQANVKDQRKVMFVVDERGLTIRFLDNVLFDLGDAELRQDALGMLDAVGKALKNAARYVRIEGHADNLPINTVRFPSNWELSAARSIAVTRYLIDKHGVDPKRLASLGYGEYRPLYPNTSEENRAKNRRVDIVILRTERSGGEIRTFDPIKR
- the ald gene encoding alanine dehydrogenase; this translates as MIIGVAKEIKNNENRVALTPAGTATLKAAGHEVMVEAGAGLGSGISDAAYEKAGATIVADKRKLFDDAEMIMKVKEPLAPEYDLFHSGQILFTYLHLAPEPALTKALLDKQVVGIAYETIEGPHRSLPLLTPMSEVAGRMSVQIGAQFLEKQWGGKGILLGGVPGVESAQVVIIGGGGVGTNAAKMAVGMGARVTIIDKSIERLNYLDDLFGGRVMTIMSNSYNIACWVRKADLLIGAVLLPGAKAPKLVSEEMVKAMEPGSVIVDVAIDQGGSVATIDRVTTHSDPVYVKHGVVHYAVANMPGAVARTSTFALTNATIDYALQIASKGYKQAIIDNPGLAKGVNVVNGKVTYQAVADALGLKYTPLAEALG